Genomic segment of Candidatus Bathyarchaeia archaeon:
CTCAATCGTCAAGTCGAACATCTCTTGGGCCGAGTTCGGGGCGAGGACTATTATTGGGTATTCCCCATGCGATCCGCGCCTCGATTGGTAAACGTCCCCCTGCATGGGCAGCGCGGGCGTTCCCGTGCTCGGCCCCGCCCGCTCCACGTCTACGATCACGCACGGCGTTTCGGTCATGGAGGCGTACCCTATGCCCTCCTGCATAAGGCTGAAGCCGGGCCCCGATGTGGCCGTCATGGCCTTCGCGCCGGCCCATGAGGCGCCTATGGCGGAGGCTAGGGAGGCGATCTCGTCCTCCATCTGTATGCATATGCCCCCCCTCTTCGGCATTTCCCTTGCCATCACGTAGGCGATCTCGCTGGCCGGAGTTATCGGATAGAAGGCGAAGAACCGGCAACCGGCCGCCAAGGCGCCGTAGGCGCAGGCCTCGTTCCCCTGGAGGAACATCTTGGTCGGCAACTTCAGCTCATTCCCAGAGCAACTTATTCGAAGGAAAAAAGGTTTACTCGATGCTTATCGGCCATGAAATAACAAGATCTTGAGAACCCCCGCGGGCTTCGGAATTGAACAGCATTCAAGCATCCTAGGAAAATGGCTTCCCTTCCCAAGCCCTCCTAAGTATCTCCAACGCGTCCTCTTGGGTTATTCGCCTGGGATTATTTGGCAGAAGCCTCGAGTACTTCTCCAACAAGTCCTTGGCGAATGCGGCAATATCTTCCTCCCTTGCGCCAACCTCCCTCAAGCTCAGGGGGAGCTTGACCATTCGGATGAGCTCCATGGTCCTCGCCACGAACCTCTTCCCCATTTCGAATGGATCGCCGAGCCCCTCCCCCACTGCCCCCGCGGCCCTCGCGAGCTTTTCCGCGATCACGGGCATGTTGTAGGCCATGGCGTACGGAAGGGCGAGGCCGCAAGCCGCGCCATGCGGCATGCCATACTTATGGGAATACGTATAGGCTATGGCGTGGCCGGCCGCGAGGCTGGAGTTGGAGAAGGCTAAGCCGGCCATCAGGGCAGCCATCGACATATCAGAGCGGGCCCCGAGGTCATCGCCTTGCGCAAAGGCCCTCGGGAGGCTCCTGAAGACGATCCTTATGGATTCTATGGCCAAGCAATCGGTTATCGGGTTCGCCAGCTTCGACATCAACGCCTCTACCGAGTGGCTGAGGGCATCCACGCCGCTCGACGCCGTAACCTTTGGAGGCATGGAGATCGTAAGGGTTGGATCTACAATGGCAACGTCGGGCATCACCCTATGATCCCAGATGGCTGCCTTCACGCCATCCCTAGTCGATAGGACTATCGCTTGGCTAACCTCGCTACCGGTACCTGAGGTAGTTGGTATGGCCA
This window contains:
- a CDS encoding iron-containing alcohol dehydrogenase — protein: MRELWRGSFLSPRIIFGANSINEIEGLAAEFGKRIMVITDSALERAGILAKVMDHLKGLEAVAHVIEPREPLMEDAEAIAAKARASGCDGIIGVGGGSVLDLAKVASMAPSNPGPIEGYLGRGKLARKGLPLMAIPTTSGTGSEVSQAIVLSTRDGVKAAIWDHRVMPDVAIVDPTLTISMPPKVTASSGVDALSHSVEALMSKLANPITDCLAIESIRIVFRSLPRAFAQGDDLGARSDMSMAALMAGLAFSNSSLAAGHAIAYTYSHKYGMPHGAACGLALPYAMAYNMPVIAEKLARAAGAVGEGLGDPFEMGKRFVARTMELIRMVKLPLSLREVGAREEDIAAFAKDLLEKYSRLLPNNPRRITQEDALEILRRAWEGKPFS